CGGCGCTCGAACCCGGTGGCGATCGCCAGCGAGGTGAACGACGTCGACAGCACGGCCAGCGCCAGCACCCGCGGTACGGCGAGGTCGACAGCCGGGCCGTCGCCCAGCGGCAGCCGGTCACCCAGACCAGTGCCGCCCAGCAACAGCAGGAGCCCCAGCGGGATCACCAGAGCCAGCAGTAACTGCTCGCCGTTGCGCAGGAGCAGCCGGAACTCCATCTGCGCGTGAGCCAGCACCTTGCGCGGCCAGGGCGCGGAACCGGGCCGGGGGACGTAGGTGGTGGCGGTGGTCTCCGGCATGGTCCTACTCACTTGTTGTCCCGCGCGGTGAGCGCCAGGTAGACGTCTTCGAGGGTCTTGGCGCCATGGTCGGTCAGGGCGTCCGGGCTGCCGGAGGCGATCACCTTGCCGGCCGACAGCACGTGCACCTGGTCGGACAGCTGCTCGGCCTCGTCCATCGCGTGCGTCGTCAGGACGACGGTGACGCCGTCCTCGCGCAGGTCGCGGATCAGCTGCCAGATCTCGCGGCGCCCGTGCGGGTCCAGACCGGTGGTCGGCTCGTCCAGGAACGCGATCTCCGGCCGCCCGACGATCGCCAGGGCCAGCGACAGCCGTTGCTTCTGCCCGCCCGACAGCCGCCGGTACGGCGTCTTGCCGCAGGTCCCGAGATCGAGGCGCTCGACCAGCGCCGGCAGGTCGAGCGGATGGGCGTGCAGCGAGGCGACGTACCGGAGCATCTCCAGCGCCCGTACGCCGGACCACGCGCCGCCCTCCTGCAGCATCACGCCGATCCGCGGCATCAGCTCGTCGTGGTCGGCGATCGGGTCGAGCCCGAGCACCCGGACCGCGCCGGAATCCGGACGGCGGAAGCCCTCCAGGGTCTCCACCGTGGTCGTCTTGCCCGCCCCGTTGGGGCCGAGCACGGACGTGACTGTCCCGCCGGTTACGGTGAGAGTGAGGCCGTCGACAGCGGTCTTCTCGCCGTACCGGACGACTAGGTTGTCGATCTCCACCGCGACTGGCACGTGTGCAGTGTAGGAAACCCGCCGACGTGACGCTGCTCACGGTCCCGGTTGGACTGAGGCGGAACGGCGTGAACCGGTTAGGGCAGCCTTATTTGAAGGGCCCCGGCAATTACGCGACACTGATGTTGTGAAAACTCCCGCGTCGTCCTCCCGCGTGCCGTCCGGCACCGCGCAGGCGCGTGACGAGTCCACCCGGGACCGGGTCGCCCGCTCGATCCTGACCAACGGGCCGTCCAGCGCCGCGGTGCTGGCCGAGCGGCTCGAGCTGACCCCGGCGGCGGTCCGCCGGCACCTGGACCACCTGCTCGGCGAGGGGCTCGTCGAGTCCCGCGAGGAGCGGGTCTACGGACCGCGGGGACGGGGCCGTCCGGCCAAGGTGTTCGTGCTGACCGACTCCGGCCGGCACGCGTTCCACCAGGCCTACGACGACCTGGCCACGACCGCGCTGCGGTTCATCGCCGAGGCCGGCGGTGACGAGGCCGTGGCGGAGTTCGCCCGGCGCCGCGTCGCCGAGGTCGAGGACCGGTACCGCGAGCTGCTGGACGCGGCGCCGGAGGGCAAGAAGGCGGAGGTGCTGGCCCAGGCGCTGAGCAGCGACGGGTACGCCGCCTCCACCCAGCAGGCCGGTGCCGGCGAGCAGTTGTGCCAGCACCACTGCCCGGTCGCACACGTGGCCGAGCAGTTTCCCCAATTGTGCGAGGCCGAGACCGAGGTCTTCTCGCGGTTGCTCGGCAAGCACGTCCAGAGACTGGCCACCATCGCCCACGGCGACGGTGTCTGTACGACGCACATCCCCGGCGCCCAGCCGGTTTCCCCCGTATCCGACGGCGAATCTGCGAGGACTGCACGATGACGCAAACCGCTCACCCCGAACTGGAAGGCCTCGGCAACTACCAGTA
The Kribbella italica DNA segment above includes these coding regions:
- a CDS encoding ABC transporter ATP-binding protein, producing the protein MPVAVEIDNLVVRYGEKTAVDGLTLTVTGGTVTSVLGPNGAGKTTTVETLEGFRRPDSGAVRVLGLDPIADHDELMPRIGVMLQEGGAWSGVRALEMLRYVASLHAHPLDLPALVERLDLGTCGKTPYRRLSGGQKQRLSLALAIVGRPEIAFLDEPTTGLDPHGRREIWQLIRDLREDGVTVVLTTHAMDEAEQLSDQVHVLSAGKVIASGSPDALTDHGAKTLEDVYLALTARDNK
- a CDS encoding helix-turn-helix domain-containing protein, which codes for MPSGTAQARDESTRDRVARSILTNGPSSAAVLAERLELTPAAVRRHLDHLLGEGLVESREERVYGPRGRGRPAKVFVLTDSGRHAFHQAYDDLATTALRFIAEAGGDEAVAEFARRRVAEVEDRYRELLDAAPEGKKAEVLAQALSSDGYAASTQQAGAGEQLCQHHCPVAHVAEQFPQLCEAETEVFSRLLGKHVQRLATIAHGDGVCTTHIPGAQPVSPVSDGESARTAR